The following nucleotide sequence is from Borrelia sp. A-FGy1.
CATTTAAAGAAATTAGTGTGCCTTCATTATTAAAACCTACTGAAAAGTTAGAATTCTCTTCTCCATTCACTAAAACCGTAGCATTCCATGTATTAGAAGCAGCCGGATTCTTTATAAATCTAAGCTCCACATTATTAGTATTTCCAAACCCATCATAAATTGTTTTATTAACAATCCAAGTTCCACGAGCAACATCCAATTCACTAAAACCTTCTTCAATTACAGGTAGTCTCTTATCAAGATTGCAAGCAAAAGTAATATACTTAGTAGCTTTAGCTCCTTCTTTATCTCCAATAGGAATAACCAAATCTTCAATATCAGAAGATGTATTAATAATCTGCTGCCCTTCAATAGTCCTTGCCATCCATCCTTGAATCCTCATTCCATTTGCAGGGTTTACAAGATTTCGATCAGAATCAATATCAAAAGCACCAGCTCTTGTATAAAAAGTATTATTACCCTCTCTTAAAATAAAAAATCCATTACCACTAACTCCAAGATCAGAAGCCTTTTGAGTACTCTGAAAAGATCCCTGAGTATGAATTGTATCTACTGCAGCAATGCTCATACCAAGCCCAACCTGCTTAGGATTAGTCCCCCCTCGACCCTCAGTAGGACGAGATGCTCCAGAAATACTTTGAGATATCATATCTTGAAAATTAACTCTTCCCTTCTTAAAACCAATCGTATTCACATTTGCAATATTATTACCAACAACATCCATCCTAGTTTGATGATTCTGAAGACCAGAAACACCAGAATATAAAGACCTCATCATATAATTATTCCTCCAAACCTATTGATAAAATATTCTTATAAACATAGTATTTACCATCTACCATAACCTTTGGATTTAATCCTGACTTAATATTTGTAACCTTGCCCTTAATAATTTCTCCAGCAACATTCTCAAATTCAACTATCTTGCCTAACAAATCTAAACCTCTATTTACAGAAAGTGAAGAGGAAAGTTTTTCAAAAGATTTACTCATGTTTGTTATTTGTTCAAGAACAGAAAATTGTGCCATCTGAGCAATAAACTCTTTATCCTTCATTGGATCTGTAGGATCTTGATATCTAAGCTGTGTAATAAGAAGTTTTAAAAAATCATCCTTACCAAGATTAGACCTTTTAGTCCCTTTTTCTAAGCCAGAGTTATACATATCTTTACCTACATTAATTACACTAGAAATATTATCAATTGTATTCACTTACCCTCCATCAAACAATAAAATTAATGCTTCTTTCTAAATCACTAGAAATTTCAATATCATCTTCAAGCTTAAATACTTTGTTTTCATCAAAATAAAACCCTCGATCTTCCCCTTTATCTTTAAAGTAGCCAGAAAAAGATCCAGAATTACTACCTGCAAGAGAAAGACTCAAGCTAGTATTAAATCCATTGTCATCTAACATTTTATTAATTGAATACATATTTTGTTCAAAAAGGGTTTTAACATTTTGATTATCAACTATTATTCTACCCAATAAATTATTATTAGAATCAAGATTTAAATTAATTCGTATACTACCAAGCTCTTTAGGCTTTAAAATCAATTTAATCTCTCCTGTATCATTCGATTTTAACACAATCTTAGCCTTATCCACAATATTATGATTAACCTTTAAATTCCACTCTGACATTAAAACATCATTAATATTATTAATAAAAGGCTCTCTATCGGATTTTGCTGTATCAGAACTATAAAGATCACAAATAAATTCTCCTGTTCCATCAAATGTTTCTTTAATATTATATTTACCAATAAAATTTTCATTACTCACTACTCTAAGCCCAGTCTCTCTATTAAGCATTTCAATTACACCATTGTTTCTCTTAAAATTTTTAACATCAACATTAATAATGTTCTTTTCTCTATCTTTTTTTTCAATATCCAATTCACTACCATTAGACTTAAGATTCAAAAGTATGGAATCAAAATCTAAAAGAGAAGTCATATTCCCAAACAAAGTATTAACTTCATACAAAAAGTTCTCAATATTCGTTATTACTTCCCTTTTATTAATAGACTTACTGTTAGATAAACTTTCGCTCAAAGCTCTAAAATTTTCAAAATTAGATAAATTACGCATCTTTTTTACTAAAAATCTCAAATCAGACCTAAAACTACTATCACTAAGTTTTTCAAAAGCAAAAGTTTTATCTAAAAAGATCTTCTTAAATTTCTTACTTACAAAACCATTACCTCTTAAAAACTTCAAAAAATCTAAAACAGAATCTTTAATTTTATATGAACCTTTCATCTCTGAAAAAATAAGATTCAAAAACCCATTCTTACGACTTTTATCCACAATAACACCTAAATTTTCCAAACCTAAGTTTTTATTCAACAAATTAAAATTATTTGAAACCACTTCACTTAAATTACCCATAAATCACTCCAATGAACCAACAGACATTTTCCTCATCAATACAGCAGCCCTCTTAGCATCCATAAGAGATAGCCAATAAGGAACAATAGACACCCTTCCTTCCCTCTTAGAAACATCTTCTACTTTACGCATATAAGATATTGCAATCTCATCATTAAGCTCCTCGAGTCTTCTAACCGCATCTTCAGGTGGCATATTCATTAAAT
It contains:
- the flgE gene encoding flagellar hook protein FlgE, producing MMRSLYSGVSGLQNHQTRMDVVGNNIANVNTIGFKKGRVNFQDMISQSISGASRPTEGRGGTNPKQVGLGMSIAAVDTIHTQGSFQSTQKASDLGVSGNGFFILREGNNTFYTRAGAFDIDSDRNLVNPANGMRIQGWMARTIEGQQIINTSSDIEDLVIPIGDKEGAKATKYITFACNLDKRLPVIEEGFSELDVARGTWIVNKTIYDGFGNTNNVELRFIKNPAASNTWNATVLVNGEENSNFSVGFNNEGTLISLNGQVGQVGDLLEFPITFGVSGANAGEIGEEQTVNLRLGNVGSYTDSITQFADASTTKAIVQDGYGMGYMENYEIDQNGVITGVYSNGIRRDIGKIALASFVNPGGLAKAGDTNFVETSNSGQVRVGETGFAGLGTIRAGVLEMANVDLAEQFTDMIVTQRGFQANAKTITTSDQLLQELVRLKA
- the flgD gene encoding flagellar hook assembly protein FlgD, with amino-acid sequence MYNSGLEKGTKRSNLGKDDFLKLLITQLRYQDPTDPMKDKEFIAQMAQFSVLEQITNMSKSFEKLSSSLSVNRGLDLLGKIVEFENVAGEIIKGKVTNIKSGLNPKVMVDGKYYVYKNILSIGLEE
- a CDS encoding flagellar hook-length control protein FliK — protein: MGNLSEVVSNNFNLLNKNLGLENLGVIVDKSRKNGFLNLIFSEMKGSYKIKDSVLDFLKFLRGNGFVSKKFKKIFLDKTFAFEKLSDSSFRSDLRFLVKKMRNLSNFENFRALSESLSNSKSINKREVITNIENFLYEVNTLFGNMTSLLDFDSILLNLKSNGSELDIEKKDREKNIINVDVKNFKRNNGVIEMLNRETGLRVVSNENFIGKYNIKETFDGTGEFICDLYSSDTAKSDREPFINNINDVLMSEWNLKVNHNIVDKAKIVLKSNDTGEIKLILKPKELGSIRINLNLDSNNNLLGRIIVDNQNVKTLFEQNMYSINKMLDDNGFNTSLSLSLAGSNSGSFSGYFKDKGEDRGFYFDENKVFKLEDDIEISSDLERSINFIV